From a single Pseudophryne corroboree isolate aPseCor3 chromosome 6, aPseCor3.hap2, whole genome shotgun sequence genomic region:
- the LOC134934301 gene encoding serine/arginine repetitive matrix protein 1-like, producing MSRDKQTRSAPSPTPSDISLQSNEEWEPTQEADATDQASSDQPRSSRAHEKSKKKPSKKARSQPEEQSEEEASGEEAGQKKPRGPRYTEAENCVLVDCVDRSYDVLYGSRAQKTAFKVKRNIWESIASQVTAISGNRRSTQNCLKRYSDCRRQTKKKMGIQRRHETATGGGPALNLKWLPWENVIRRRLNPVMVEGVRGGVDSSRPAGFLEEEEPPRRRRKAGDQPSKRRSDDRPAQRTSPAHRTSPAHGPLPVQQASAAARGPSTAPQASRAHRSSPVRHSSSSRSWSPVHQTTSVHRLSPVHQTPSATTPQDGRQTTAPARRPSPDRRLSRSSGTVTEEPQDTTLVDPSLDLFESTGLTDETFLGFEDSRADVSSQTLEKSSETRTSGAPEQRHHRMEKVLVPRTSSGLASGIGSYFRPDLLLQESSEDDEVEVQEAPVTTSLPAQMNVVADIQEGQNPSTVQRVHTLASEIGTRQDTYTNVVGSRLDNIERTMEKMSNNLHELQKTISDSTATILQIIIEDRRENRNILNIMSDSLVKLVEKTTCLAESNKNMSDSHRHSASSQQLIATTLQMIYDKLPEPAHQHAGDPPYPPSQATRTHRTLPQVPSQYSQSQMYQGYTGMYPTPQMPPPPAAHSSAAWAPRASRHTPQPPRTSTPYQGEEEDPDRLPP from the exons atgtcaagggacaaacaaacccgatccgccccttcccccaccccctcggatatatccctgcaaagcaatgaggagtgggagccaacccaggaggcggatgcgaccgaccaggcatctagtgaccagccgcggtcgtcaagggcccatgagaagtccaagaaaaagcctagtaaaaag gcaagaagccagccagaggagcagtcggaggaggaagcctctggtgaagaagcaggacagaaaaagccgcgtggacccagatacactgaggcggaaaactgtgtcctagtggattgcgtcgacaggtcctacgacgttttgtatggaTCAAGGGCACAGAAAACAGCATTTAAGGTAAAGCGGAACATCTGGGAATCCATCGCCAGTCAAGTAACTGCAATTTCTGGAAACCGTCGGAGCACCCaaaattgcttgaagcggtacagtgattgccgcagacagaccaagaagaagatggggattcagcgccgacatgagacagctacgggaggtggcccggctctcaatttgaagtggctaccctgggagaacgttattagaaggcgcttgaaccctgtcatggtcgaaggagttcgcggaggtgtggactccagccgtcctgctggctttctcgaggaggaagaaccgcccagaagacggaggaaggcgggagaccagccgtccaaaaggaggtctgatg acagacctgcccagaggacatcacctgcgcacaggacatcgccagcgcacggaccgttacctgtgcagcaggcatcggcagcagcgcgcggaccatcaactgcgccgcaagcatcgcgagcacacagatcgtcacctgtgcgccacagttcgtcatcgcgcagttggtcacctgtgcaccagacgacatcagtgcacagactatcacctgtgcaccagacaccgtcggcgaccacaccacaagatgggcgccaaactacagctcctgcgcgcaggccatcaccagatcgtcgtctctccaggagctctgggactgtgactgaagagcctcaagacacaacccttgtggacccatcactcgatctgtttgagtctacagggttaactgacgaaacttttcttgggtttgaggacagccgtgcagatgtatccagccagacccttgaaaagtcttccgaaacgaggacaagtggagctcctgagcagcggcatcacaggatggagaaggttt tggtgccacgaaccagcagcggactagcttcggggattggttcgtacttcaggccggatctcctcctacaggagtcgtcagaggatgacgaggtggaagtgcaggaggctccagttactacatccctgc ctgcccaaatgaatgtggtggcagacatccaggaagggcagaatccctcaactgttcagagggttcacaccctggcatcagagattgggacacgccaggatacatacacaaatgttgtgggaagcagactggacaacattgagaggacaatggagaaaatgtccaacaatctgcatgaactgcagaagactatttccgacagcacggccacaatactacagatCATAATTGAAGATCGTAGGGAGAATAGGAACATACTTAACATCATGTCCGATTCCTTGGTCAAGCTTGTGGAAAAAACCACATGTTTGGCAGAAAGCAATAAGAACATGTCGGATAGTCATCGACACTCCGCTTCCAGCCAAcagctcatcgcaaccacactgcagatgatctatgataagctcccagaaccagctcatcaacacgctggtgatccaccatatccgccatctcaagccacaaggacgcatcgtacccttcctcaagtcccatcccagtacagtcagtcacagatgtaccagggatatacagggatgtaccccaccccccagatgcctccaccaccagccGCACATTCTTCAGCAGCATGGGCACCGAGGGCCAGTCGACatactccccagcctcccaggacatccacgccctatcagggggaagaagaggatccggacagacttccaccataa